A stretch of DNA from Lysinibacillus sp. B2A1:
GTGGAAGTTAGATTAGTAAAAAAGATTGATGCGGTTGAAAGAAGATTAGAAGAAAAAATTGATGCGGTTGAAAGAAGATTAGAAGAAAAAATTGATGCGGTTGAAAGAAGATTAGAGGAAAAAATTGATGCAGTTGAAACTAGATTAGAAGAAAAAACAAATTTACTGCAAAGCAGATTAGATTCAGTAGAACAAAATTTAAGTCAGAAAATAGATAGTATGGATACGAAGATGGAAATATTATCTCTTGAATTACTTGACACAAAAGCGGATGTACGTATGCTGAAGCGAGCAAAATAAATTTTAATTACCGTATCCTTCGAGGCTACGGTTTTTTTATCTACATGAACAGGCAACTCCAGGCCTTTACTCCAGAATTAGTGTAGTAGAAGGTGTATAAACAGGAGTATAGCCTGCACTTAGGGATGAGAAAACATCTCTAATTCACTTTATGGTATAATTTTTTTGAAATACATGGTCTAGAGGAGTGACAACATTGTTAAAAACAGAGGTATTTGAACAATTAAAAAAGGCGATGAGAGAAAAGGATGCATTGGCAAAAGGCGTATTGTCGCTTTTGAAATCTGCCTTAGATTTAGCGGAGAAGGAAAAGGGAGAGGCTTTATCCTCTGAAGAAGAAATTGCTATTATCAATCGCGAGGTCAAACAAACAAATCAGGCTTTAGAGGGTGCCCAAAATGCAGGTAGAGCTGATTTAATTGAAAAAGAGGAAGCGAAATTAGTGCTATTAAAATCATTCTTGCCGAAGCAATTAACGGAAGAAGAAGTTGCAGAAAAGCTAGCAGCGGCTGGAATAGTAAAGGGAATGGGCATGGGAGACGCAATGAAAATTGCAAAACCTTTGTTAACAGGTCAAGCTGAAGGTGCTGTTATTTCAAAAGTTGTGAAGAGTATTATTTAATTTGACAAAGAAACGAATTTCCTATTGGATAGGGAAATTCGTTTTCTTTTATAATAGGATTTTAATCCAACTATTGCTAATTAAAAAAATAAGAGTACACTATTAATTAACCACTGGTCAAATTAGGAGGGTAATATGTCACCGCGCAAACCATCAACACAGGAATTAACAAAAGAAATGATTATACATGAAGCACATAAACAATTTATCGCGAAGGATTTTCACCATGTATCGATGCGCAGTATTGCAAAGGAGATTGGCTGTAGTCATGGGGCGATATACTATCATTTTAAAAATAAAGCCGAAATATTTTATGCTATTTTAGGTGATTATTTTTCAGAATTAAATACTACATTAGATACTACAGTGAATGGTCCAGAAGATAGTTCTACTAAATTAAAGCATATTTTTGTAGGCTATATGGCATTTGGTTTAAATAATCAAAGTCAATATGAATTAATGTTTATGGTGAGGGACAAAGAAATTGACGGACTCTCTCAAGAGGCAGCCAACCTTAGTTATGAAAAATTTGCACAATCCGTACAAGTTTTAGCAGAAAAGGAACTGCTGCTTTCAGATATCCATTCTACATTTATTGCGCTGCATGGATTTGTAGCACATTACCGTCATTATGTTAAAAATTATGAGGCAGCAATGACAGCAGTAGATGTACATGCAAGATTTCTTCTCAAGGCATTAATTAATGATTAGTTCTAGGTACAATTATCTAGAACTATCTTTAAGTTCTTATTTGACCAGTGGTTAATTAAAGGGGGAATTATAATGAAAACAGCTTTAGTTATCGGAGCATCTGGTGGAATGGGTTATGCTCTTGTAAATGAATTAGTAAGCCGACAAGTAAAGGTGAAGGCATTTGCACGACGCAAAGAAAAACTAGTTGCATTATTTCGCCATTCCAGGAATGTTGAAATCATTGCAGGTGATATTTTTAATGAACAAGATATTAGTCAAGCATCAAAAGAAGTGGATGTTATTTTTCATGCAATAAGTTTTCCATATCAGGATTGGGAAAAGCTCCATATACCGTGTCTAGAGATGGTGTTAAAAATAGCTGAAAACCAAGGAGCGAGGATAGCACTTGTCGATAATATATATGCATATGGGAAACAATCGCTCATTGGTGTTACTGAGGAGACAGAGAAGAGCCCACATACAAAGAAGGGAAAAATTAGATTGGCTATGGAAAATAAATTAAAAGAGAGCCATGTACCTTCCCTAATTGTCCATTTCCCAGATTTGTATGGACCAAATGCAGAGAATACCATACTGTATGAAACATTAAAAAATGTTGTACAAGGTAAAAAAGCTAATTTTGTTGGAAATATGCAGGTGAAGAGGGAATTCCTTTATACAGTTGATGGTGCAAAGGCTATGGTTGAACTAGCATTAAGAGAAGATACATACAATCAAAATTGGAATGTGCCAGCTACACATACTATTTCCGGGGGACAATTAGTAGAAATTCTAAGCGAATTAACAGGTTACAAGAAAGGGATCCGAACTATATCTAAAGGAATGATACAATTAATCGGAATCTTTTCTCCGTCCATGAAGGAAGTGGTTGAAATGTTTTATTTAACAGAAGAGCCAGTCATTTTAAGTGGACAAAAATATGAGAGAGAAATTGGTCCTTTACCACGTACTTCTTATAAAGCTGGTCTAGAAGAAACCATTTCATGGATGCAACTGAAGAAAGGATAATACCGACAGCCATAAATAATCCGCTATATTTCTGAGAAAGTATAGCGGATTTTATGATGAAGAACGATTTTAGTTTTTATAACTGAAATCTTTGTATGATATGACGAAGCTGTTGAGCCATCTCCGCTAAATTATTTGAAGATGCAGTAATTTCTTCGATGCTGGCAGATTGTTCTTCAGATGCTGCTGCTACATTTTGAATATTTCCAGATGCCTGAACGGCTACTACGCCAACTTCTTCTACAGAATTAGCAATGCTATTCACGCCTTGATTCATATTGGTAATGATCGTATTGGCATGATTCATTTCCTGAGTTAGCTCCAGAATATGTGCATTAATTTCTCCAAAGGCCTCACCAGATGCATGAAAGGTTGTTGAGCTTTCCACGAGATTACTGCTGCTAATTGCCATAGATTTTACAGCCTGTGTAGACTCCTCTTTAATGGTTTCAATACGTGTTCGAATACTGTTAGTTGCTGCTAATGATTGGTCAGCAAGCTTACGTACTTCTTCTGCAACAACGGCAAAGCCCTTACCATGTTCTCCAGCTCTTGCTGCTTCAATAGATGCATTTAACGCGAGTAAATTGGTTTGGTCCGTAATTTCGTTAATTAAGGTCACGATATCACCAATTTCATTCGTGTATGTACTTAAACGTTCCACGACTACTGAAGTCTCTTGAATAGCAGTAGAGGTGATAGCCATTTTCTCAGTCGCACTTTGAATTGTTGTATTGCCTTTTTCAGAAATAGTGGATGCACTGACAGCCTTTGCTGCCACATCATTAACGCTTGAAACCACTTCAGCCATCTTTGTAGAGATTGTTGAAATATGATTTTCTACCTCTTCAATGGAGGAGGTTTGCTTTTCTGAACCAGCTGCAACTTCCTGCATGGAAGATGTAATTTGCTGTATGGATGCACTTGTTTGCTCAGAGCTTGCTGTTAATTCCTCTGACATGGCAGCTACTTGCTCAGCATTTTCAGCGATTTGCTGAATAAGTAATCTTAAATCTTCTGTCATATTTTCGATGCCCGCAGAAAGCTGTGCGATTTCATTGGACCCTTTCATTTGTAGAGGTTCAACAGCTAAATCTCCCTTGGCTACCCTGCCAACATAGCCAGTTATTTTTTTTATTGGTTTTGTAATACCAATGCTAATGAAATAAGCGACAATAATCCCTAATAGGATAAAAATCACAGTCATAATGATACATATCCAAAGTGTCTCTGTTTGCAGCTTAGAAATAAAGGAAGCATCCATATCTATACCGAATAAAATATCTGTGTTTTTAAATGGTATGAAAATGGATTTATGAATACCATATTCATCTTGATAAATATCGCTTGTTTGTGTAGAAGCAGAGTCTATAGCGACATTCATTTTTTCATCGAAAACATAATTTTCCTTGTAATTATCTTTATTGCTTAAAGCGACAATATGCTCTTTTCCATTAGAGCGGGAAAGGATATACGCATTTTCAATATCGTATTTTTTAACTGTGCCATTTAATTGCTTTAGTAGTTGTTCATATTTTTGAGGATTCCCGTTGTCTGCAGCGATGGCATCATTTTTTTCTATATCTTCAAAAATAGAATTAGACACAATTTCTAATGATGACTCAAACTGTGTAATAACAAAGTTATCGATAATTCGATAAGACGTTATGAATAGTACCACACTAAATATGATTGAAATAATAGCAATGGGAATGGTGAAACTTGCAATATATTTATAGAGTAAAGAACCCTTTAATTTATTTATTATATTCAACTTTGGCATCCTCCAATACTTGCAGCTTTTGTTGCAGGAAATGAATCATATCACGAATATGTTCTGTTTCAGTATAGGGAGAAATAGCAAAGAATTTTGCTGCTGCAACTGGCATTTGTTGATTTGTATCACTTGTGCTGACTGTGCAAACACGTGTTGTATCACCGAAAAATACTTCGTCTCGATCCTCTCCTATGATCTCAAATAAAGAGGCATTCATCGCATTTATATATTCAATTTGGTCTTGTCTATAACCACCTGCCTGCTCGGTGTGCCAATTATAGCCTTCTGGATATAAACGAAAGGCTGTAACTGGTCCAATATTCGTTTCATTCACTACTTGCAGCATAGGTGCATGCTCAGCTAATTGTGCACGGAATGCTAAATTAACACGCACATAATTGGCTAATATTTGTTGATAACCTTCTTTACCAAATGCCTGTAAAGCTGCATAAATAGCTATCGAACTTCCCATTCGTGAGCACTCTAATGTATAACCTGTATGGTAGGAGCCATAACCGCGATTGCCGACGTATGGTGTATCAAAGTCCTCAATATCAAGTAACTGTAGACTGTTACCTTCTTTTATTAAGAATAGACTTGTTAAATACGGTGTCTGACCAAGTTTTTGGAAGTCAAAGCATAGACTATCTGCGATTGCTAGATGCTGCATACGTGTACGAATATGTGCTAGTCCCTGTAATACATCTGCCTCTAATTGAAGAGGATTTGCAGTAAAGTCGTAATCGTTGAAAAATGCGTAAAAGCCTCCCAGAGCGGAATCGGCATGGATATGTATTGGTTTTAAAGCATATTTCTTCTCAAGCCCATTAGTGACCTCTTTAATGGCTTGTACATCATCAATAGCAAATTGATCCGTAGCACCTGTCGTGGCTACTATATAGACTGGAATTCCACCGTTTTCGATAACCTCTGTCATTCGATTCTGTAAATCATTGATATCCATGGAATGGCCTTTTCCAGCTTTTACACGAATTAAATGTTTGCTTCCTATACCTACTGCTTCCACAGATTTTAATAGGCTATAATGTGCATTTTCTGATGCAAAGCAATATAAATTATTTGGAATACCATCTTCCTTTGCCTGTGGAAATTGCTTAGCAATGGCAAGACGAAGACCACTAAATACAGCCCCTTGACCACCCCAAGTTGTATAGCCAAAACTCATTACTTGTGCAGATTCTCTGATTTGTCCTGAAGCTCTTTGATGGTGACAAAGCGGTAACCATCCTCAGAAAGTGATTGCAAAATACCTTCAATCGCTTGCAGTTCATTGTCTGTATTGTCATACATGGGATGCATTAAAATAATCGAGCCAGGTTGTATATACTCTTTCACATAGTTAATTTTTTCATCAGGCGTTGAATAGAAGGAGTCAGGCTCCAAATTCCACGTTATTGTATCACGATTTGTTTTACTTAAATAAATCGGAAATCCCAATAACTTTTTCCCATATGGCGGTCGAACAGGTGGGATTTCTGAATAGCCAATACTTTTTATAAGCTCATCTGTTTTTTCTATTTCATTTTTGTAAAAGGTAGAGCTTTTAAAGACCATTCGCTTATGAGAATAGGTATGATTGCCAATTTGATGACCAGCATTCACAATTTTTTTGCCCTCTTCTAAATTTTTTTCAATATCCTTTCCAATTAAAAAAAAGGTTGCTTTAGCGTCATAGTCATCCAGTAATGCTAAAATGGCGCTGACATTTTTAGCTGGGCCGTCATCAAAGGTTAGTGCTACAACCTTGTCTGTAGTGTCAATATGAGAGGTAATTTTGCCAAAAAGTTGATAGTCTCTAGCATTCATTAACTTATAGGCACTAAATGCCAAAACAACAATGATTAAAATAACAATTCCTACATAAGCAATTTTCTTTTTCAGCGTTAATCCCCCTTGCTATTTATTTTATTTCGAAAAAAGTCTTACATATATTTCTGAAAATTGCTACTGATCAATACTCATTGTATGAGGAGACATGGTGTGACAATCATTCAGTCGTGCAGGTTATATAATGTTCATCTAATAACTACAATAAATAAAACGCATTTGTGTATATAACTTTCTAAAAAATGAGGTGTACATGATGTCTAATGATATGCTTCTAGCTGAAGGTCAGTCAAAGGGTAGTCGATTGCGTAAAATATGGTTTGTTGTAGTGTTATTGTTTATATTAGTGACTGGCGTTATTGTACTTTACTATTTATTGAATAAGGATTTAAATTTTGAAACCTATAAAACAGTTGTCGGTAAAACCACTGAAAACAGCCTTGGAAGCTTGACCTTAAATGAAGTAATAGTGGATGACAATCAGGTTTTATTAAACGCTACCTTTAAACCAGAAAAGGATACACATTTCGAATATCAAATTTTCTTCTTTCCACAAGTTTTGATTAATGGAAAAGAGTTTACCGTAAGGAATGGAGGGCAGTCCATTGCACAATCGGATAAAACCTATACCATTTACAGCAGCGTCAAATTAAGTGAATTACCAAAAGATGAAACATTAAATTTAGATATTCGCTATAATGACTGGAACGGGAAAAAGGCGATTGACGAGCCATGGAACTTTCAAGTAGAAGCATCACAGAAGCAATTACAAGAAGATAGGAACGTTTTTTCAGTGAAAAAAAAGGTGAAGCTAATAGATGGCCAACAAATAACGATAGACAAGGTTGTTTCTACTCCAATATCAACAACAATTTATTTTCATTCTGACACAGCCCTGAATGATGCTATACAATTTAATATTCAATCTAGATCAGGAGAATTATGGCGCATTGACGCAGCGTATCCATTAAATGAAGGCTATACAAAATGGGGAGTTCGACTTGATTCCCTATATTTGACAGAAAAAAGTTATCATTTAATTCCAATAGCTACAGGCGGAAATG
This window harbors:
- a CDS encoding TetR/AcrR family transcriptional regulator, with amino-acid sequence MSPRKPSTQELTKEMIIHEAHKQFIAKDFHHVSMRSIAKEIGCSHGAIYYHFKNKAEIFYAILGDYFSELNTTLDTTVNGPEDSSTKLKHIFVGYMAFGLNNQSQYELMFMVRDKEIDGLSQEAANLSYEKFAQSVQVLAEKELLLSDIHSTFIALHGFVAHYRHYVKNYEAAMTAVDVHARFLLKALIND
- a CDS encoding short chain dehydrogenase, which encodes MKTALVIGASGGMGYALVNELVSRQVKVKAFARRKEKLVALFRHSRNVEIIAGDIFNEQDISQASKEVDVIFHAISFPYQDWEKLHIPCLEMVLKIAENQGARIALVDNIYAYGKQSLIGVTEETEKSPHTKKGKIRLAMENKLKESHVPSLIVHFPDLYGPNAENTILYETLKNVVQGKKANFVGNMQVKREFLYTVDGAKAMVELALREDTYNQNWNVPATHTISGGQLVEILSELTGYKKGIRTISKGMIQLIGIFSPSMKEVVEMFYLTEEPVILSGQKYEREIGPLPRTSYKAGLEETISWMQLKKG
- a CDS encoding methyl-accepting chemotaxis protein, which produces MNIINKLKGSLLYKYIASFTIPIAIISIIFSVVLFITSYRIIDNFVITQFESSLEIVSNSIFEDIEKNDAIAADNGNPQKYEQLLKQLNGTVKKYDIENAYILSRSNGKEHIVALSNKDNYKENYVFDEKMNVAIDSASTQTSDIYQDEYGIHKSIFIPFKNTDILFGIDMDASFISKLQTETLWICIIMTVIFILLGIIVAYFISIGITKPIKKITGYVGRVAKGDLAVEPLQMKGSNEIAQLSAGIENMTEDLRLLIQQIAENAEQVAAMSEELTASSEQTSASIQQITSSMQEVAAGSEKQTSSIEEVENHISTISTKMAEVVSSVNDVAAKAVSASTISEKGNTTIQSATEKMAITSTAIQETSVVVERLSTYTNEIGDIVTLINEITDQTNLLALNASIEAARAGEHGKGFAVVAEEVRKLADQSLAATNSIRTRIETIKEESTQAVKSMAISSSNLVESSTTFHASGEAFGEINAHILELTQEMNHANTIITNMNQGVNSIANSVEEVGVVAVQASGNIQNVAAASEEQSASIEEITASSNNLAEMAQQLRHIIQRFQL
- a CDS encoding polysaccharide deacetylase; translation: MKKKIAYVGIVILIIVVLAFSAYKLMNARDYQLFGKITSHIDTTDKVVALTFDDGPAKNVSAILALLDDYDAKATFFLIGKDIEKNLEEGKKIVNAGHQIGNHTYSHKRMVFKSSTFYKNEIEKTDELIKSIGYSEIPPVRPPYGKKLLGFPIYLSKTNRDTITWNLEPDSFYSTPDEKINYVKEYIQPGSIILMHPMYDNTDNELQAIEGILQSLSEDGYRFVTIKELQDKSENLHK